The Sebastes umbrosus isolate fSebUmb1 chromosome 19, fSebUmb1.pri, whole genome shotgun sequence genome has a segment encoding these proteins:
- the nup54 gene encoding nucleoporin p54 isoform X3 yields the protein MAFSFGGTAGNPAATSTAAFGFGPAATTTTASSGFGTLTAPGFGVATTTAAAPATGFSFGSTNTGFGGLGAGNTTAGAFGGFGTTTTTAAAPGSTFSFAAPANTAGSLFGNTQNKGFGFSSGLGAGTAAGTTGFGTGLGTTGLGGFGGFNIQPAQQQPGSLFGPQALQQGQAQPTQLYQQVTALSAPTLLGDERDSILAKWNQLQAYWGTGKGYYSNNNQPVDFNQENPFCRFKAVGYSCVPVSKDEDGLVVLLLNKREADVRAQQQHLVETLHKVLGSNQTLTVNVDGVKALPNDQTEVIIYVVERSPNGTSKRIPATTLFSYVEQANVKVQLTQIGVAMSVTRTELSPAQLKQLLQNAPAGVDPIIWEQAKEDNPEPEKLIPVPMVGFKELLRRLQIQEQMTKQHQTRVDIISSDISELQKNQATTVAKIAQYKRKLMDLSHRVLQVLIKQEIQRKSGYAIQVDEEHLRVQLDTIQSELNAPTQFKGRLNELMSQIRMQNHFGAVRSEERYSVDADLLREIKQHLKQQQDGLSHLISVIKDDLEDIKLIEHGLSDSGHMRGGILS from the exons ATGGCGTTCAGTTTCGGCGGCACCGCGGGTAACCCAGCAGCAA CATCAACAGCAGCATTTGGCTTTGGCCCTgcagccaccaccaccaccgcctcATCCGGATTCGGCA CTCTTACAGCCCCTGGTTTTGGGGTGGCCACAACCACTGCTGCTGCACCAGCCACAGGATTTAGTTTTGGCTCCACCAACACTG GATTTGGGGGGCTGGGAGCTGGAAACACCACGGCTG GCGCGTTTGGTGGCTTTGGgacaactacaacaactgccGCTGCACCGGGGTCCACATTTAGCTTTGCTGCTCCCGCCAACACTGCAG GAAGCCTGTTTGGTAACACGCAGAACAAAGGGTTTGGGTTCTCCTCTGGGCTTGGCGCTGGAACCGCTGCTGGGACAACAGGATTTGGAACTGGATTAGGAACAACTGGCCTCGGTGGGTTTGGAGGCTTTAATATCCAGCCAGCTCAGCAGCAGCCAG GAAGCTTGTTCGGCCCGCAGGCCCTGCAACAGGGTCAGGCTCAGCCCACCCAGCTTTACCAGCAGGTCACTGCTCTGTCAGCTCCCACCTTGTTAGGAGATGAGCGTGACTCCATCTTAGCCAAGTGGAACCAGTTGCAGGCTTACTGGGGCACTGGGAAGGGCTactacagcaacaacaaccaaCCTGTTGACTTCAACCAGGAGAACCCATTCTGCAGGTTCAAG GCGGTGGGATATAGCTGCGTCCCAGTGAGTAAGGATGAGGATGGTTTGGTGGTCTTGCTCCTCAATAAAAGGGAAGCTGATGTGCgagctcagcagcagcatctggtGGAAACCCTCCACAAAGTCCTGGGAAGCAACCAGACACTCACTGTCAATGTAGATGGCGTCAAAGCCCTACCCAATGACCA GACCGAGGTGATCATTTACGTGGTGGAGCGTTCTCCTAATGGCACCTCCAAGCGGATCCCCGCCACCACGCTCTTCAGTTATGTGGAGCAGGCCAACGTCAAGGTCCAGCTCACACAGATCGGAGTGGCCATGTCCGTCACACGCACAGAGCTGTCTCCAGCACAGCTCAAACAGCTGCTGCAAAATGCACCTGCAG GAGTGGACCCCATCATTTGGGAGCAGGCTAAGGAGGACAACCCTGAACCAGAAAA ATTAATACCAGTGCCCATGGTGGGTTTTAAGGAGCTGCTTCGCCGGCTGCAGATCCAGGAGCAGATGACCAAACAGCATCAGACCAGAGTGGAT ATAATTTCCAGCGACATCAGTGAACTGCAGAAGAACCAGGCGACCACAGTGGCCAAGATTGCCCAGTACAAGAGGAAGTTGATGGATCTCTCTCACAGAGTGCTGCAG GTGCTAATCAAACAGGAGATTCAGAGAAAAAGTGGTTATGCTATCCAAGTGGATGAGGAGCACCTCAGGGTGCAGCTGGACACCATTCAGTCTGAGCTCAATGCCCCCACACAGTTCAAG GGTCGGTTGAATGAATTAATGTCCCAAATCCGGATGCAGAATCATTTCGGAGCTGTGAGATCAGAAGAGCGCTATAGTGTTGATGCAGACCTTCTCAGGGAAATCAAACAA CACTtgaaacagcagcaggacggttTAAGTCATTTGATCAGCGTTATCAAAGATGACTTGGAAGACATCAAACTCATAGAGCACGGGTTGAGTGACAGTGGACACATGAGAGGAGGCATCCTGAGCTGA